A region of the Nocardia asteroides genome:
GGCAGACGTGGGCGCTGATCGCGGCCGGCGGCACCGGCGTGTACCTGCAGCAGCGCGCCTACCAAGCCGGGCCGCTGACCGCGTCGCTGCCCGCCCTCACCATCGCCGAGCCGCTGGCCGCGGCGTTCGTCGGTTTCGCGGTGCTGGACGAGCGGTTGCGCGCCGATGCGGCCGGGCTCGTCGTCGCGGCGGGCGCGGTGATCGTCATGTGCGCCGCCACCGTCTCGCTGTCCCGCTCTCAAGCGGCCGCCTGAGGCGGCTCGCGCGGAAGAGCCCGCGTCGATCGGCTCGGCGGATATGATCGGTCGAGTGCGCTTTCTCCCCGGTCATCAGCCGCCGTACGACCTGACCTACGACGACCTCTTCCTCGTCCCGAACCGGACGGACGTGGCGTCGCGCTTCGATGTCGATCTCTCGACCAGCGACGGGTCCGGCACCACCATCCCGATCGTCGTGGCCAACATGACCGCCGTCGCCGGGCGCAGAATGGCCGAGACCGTCGCCCGCCGCGGCGGCATCGTCGTCCTCCCCCAGGACCTGCCGATCACTGCGGCCGCCGACACCATCGCGTTCGTCAAGAGCCGCTCGCTCACCGCCGACACCCCCGTCACCCTCGACCCCGACCGCTCGGTCTCCGAGGCGGTGGCACTCATGCACAAGCGCGCGCACGGCGCGGTCGTGGTGGTCGACGCCGGCCGCCCGGTGGGTGTGGTCACCGAGGCCTCCTGCGCCGACGTCGACCGCTTCGCCCGGCTCCGGGAAGTCGCGGTGACCGATTTCGTGCGAGCCCCCGCGAGCACCACCCCGCGTGACCTGTTCGACCTGTTGCACGCAGAGCACGCCGACTTCGCCGTGCTCACCGCCGAGGACGGCACCCTCGCCGGGATGCTGACCCGCACCGGCGCCCTGCGCGCGGGCATCTACCAGCCCGCCGTCGACGCCGCGGGCAAGCTGCGCGTCGCGGCGGCGGTCGGCATCAACGGCGACGTGGCCGCCAAGGCCAAGTCACTGGTGGATTCGGGCGCCGACCTGCTCGTCATCGACACCGCGCACGGTCACCAGGCGAAAATGCTCGAAACCCTCGCGGCGGTGCGCGATCTCGGGCTCGGCGTTCCGTTGGTCGCGGGCAACGTCGTCTCCGCCGAAGGCACCAGGGATCTCGCGGAGGCGGGCGCGGACATCGTCAAGGTCGGTGTCGGGCCGGGCGCCATGTGCACCACCCGGATGATGACCGGCGTCGGCCGCCCGCAGTTCTCCGCGGTGGCCGAATGCGCCGCCGCCGCCGAGGAACTGGGCGTGCACATCTGGGCCGACGGCGGTGTGCGCCATCCCCGCGACGTGGCGCTCGCGCTGGCCGCGGGCGCGTCCAACGTGATGATCGGCTCCTGGTTCGCCGGTACCTACGAGTCCCCCGGCGATCTGCGCGTCGATCGCGACGGCAACGCGTACAAGGAGAGCTTCGGCATGGCCTCCAAGCGGGCCGTCGCCGCCCGCACCGCCTCCGACAGCGAATTCGACCGCGCGCGCAAGGGGCTGTTCGAGGAGGGAATCTCCAGTTCCCGGATGCGGCTGGACCCCGAGCGTCCCGGCGTCGAGGACCTGCTCGACCACATCTGCTCCGGCGTGCGCAGCGCCTGTACCTACGCGGGCGCCCGGACGCTGGCCGAATTCCACGACAAGGCGGTGCTCGGCGTGCAGTCCGCGGCCGGATTCGCCGAAGGACGCCCGCTGCCCAGCGGTTGGTGAGCGCCGACACGCGCATCACACCGGTACCGGCCCACGCCGCTCGGCACGTGGGCCGGTAGCATGGTGGTTGCCGGACACCGGCACCACGACTCGTTTGCGAAAGGATCCAGTTGTCACCCGCGTCCGAGGGCGCCGTACAGGAGGGCTCCTCTAGCGAGCCGGGTGACGAACCCGGCGTCCCCCTCCCCGCAGTAGTCCTATTCCGCACAGGCCCCGTCCCAGCACCGTTCGGGTGGTGCTGAGGATGTCGATCGCGCTCACCGCGCTCAGCCTGATCGGGTTCATCGCACTCACCGTCGGCACGGCCCTGTTCGTCGCCGCCGAGTTCTCCCTCACCGCGCTGGAACGCAGCACCGTCGAGGCGCACGCCCGCAGCGGCGACGTTCGCGCCCGGATGGTCCGCAAGGCGCATCGCACCCTGTCGTTCCAGCTGTCGGGCGCCCAGCTCGGTATCACCATCACCACGCTGATCACCGGTTACATCGCCGAGCCGGTGCTGGCCAGGCTGCTGAATCCGGTGTTCACCGGCATTGGGCTGAGTGAATCCGCGGCACACGGCATCGCCCTCGCGCTCGCCCTCATCCTGGCCACCTCGCTGTCGATGATCTACGGCGAGCTGGTGCCCAAGAACATCGCCATCGCCAAGCCGCTGGCGACCGCCCGCGTCACCGCCGGACCGATGATCGCCTTCTCGGTGGGGTTCAAGTGGATGATCCACTTCCTCAACGGCAC
Encoded here:
- a CDS encoding GuaB1 family IMP dehydrogenase-related protein, producing the protein MRFLPGHQPPYDLTYDDLFLVPNRTDVASRFDVDLSTSDGSGTTIPIVVANMTAVAGRRMAETVARRGGIVVLPQDLPITAAADTIAFVKSRSLTADTPVTLDPDRSVSEAVALMHKRAHGAVVVVDAGRPVGVVTEASCADVDRFARLREVAVTDFVRAPASTTPRDLFDLLHAEHADFAVLTAEDGTLAGMLTRTGALRAGIYQPAVDAAGKLRVAAAVGINGDVAAKAKSLVDSGADLLVIDTAHGHQAKMLETLAAVRDLGLGVPLVAGNVVSAEGTRDLAEAGADIVKVGVGPGAMCTTRMMTGVGRPQFSAVAECAAAAEELGVHIWADGGVRHPRDVALALAAGASNVMIGSWFAGTYESPGDLRVDRDGNAYKESFGMASKRAVAARTASDSEFDRARKGLFEEGISSSRMRLDPERPGVEDLLDHICSGVRSACTYAGARTLAEFHDKAVLGVQSAAGFAEGRPLPSGW